The Nostoc sp. PCC 7524 nucleotide sequence ATTCAGTTTTTGGCGGATTTGATGGTCAATGAAACCAACCCCATGCTGTTAAATACCATTCAACAGGCATTAACAAGTGTTGGGACTCCAGCTATTCCCGAATTAAAAAATAAAAATCAGTTTTTAGCTGGTGAGCTAGCATCTGTCAACAGCAACTCACCAGAATGGGCAATCCGCCAACAACGCCTACAAATCAATCAGCAGACAATTAACAAGATTCTCAGCGTTTACAGTGGTCAAACCCAAGGTTTGGATCTCAGTCGTACCCAATTAGGTCAAAGTGGTACTCCCGGCGGTTTCTACTTCAACTTGGTACTTGACAACGTTGATTTATCAGGAATTCGCTTTAAAGCTGCCAATCTTAACCAAGCCAGTTTTAAAGGTAGTCGCTTCCGCAGTGTTGGTGAAGATGGACGCTGGGATACTTACGACGATGTAATTGCCGATTTCACCCAAGCTGAGATGAAACAAGCCAATTTCACTGATGCTAACCTCAGCCGCGTGTTGATGGTTCGTAGCGATTTAAGCCGTGCTACCCTCAACCGAGCTAATTTAGCTAATGCACGCCTAGTTGGTGCTAATCTGAGTAGCGCCCAGTTAGTCGGAGCTGATTTGCGGGGGGCAGTGTTGGAAAATGCTAGCCTCACCGGGGCAGATTTAGGCGATGCTAAATTTAAAGATGCTAATTTGTATGGGGCGCGTCTGAGCCGTGTTATTGCTATAGGTACGCAATTATCCTTTGCCAACTTAACTAAAACCGATTGGCAAGCTTCCGACTTATCAGGAGCCGATTTAGAACGGGCTAATCTCACTAATGCGAACTTGAGTGCTACTCGTCTTACAGGCGCAATTTTGCGCTCTGCCCAGTTAGAAAATGCTAACTTGAAAAATGCCGACTTGAGTCTGGTTGATTTACGAGGGGCGAATGTCGTCGGGGCTGATTTCCAAGGGGCGATTCTCACTCCTAGCAGACAAGATCCAGCAGATCAATTTGTGCAAACCCCAGACCTAGGTTCAGTATCTGCGGTTATTAAAGGAGTTGATTTTTCTCAAGCCAAAAACTTAGATGCTAGGCAATTAGCTTACATTTGTACTCAAGGTGGTATTCATCCACGTTGTCCGTAAAGACAGGGGATAACAGGCAGGGGGCAGGAGGCAGGAGGTACAAGATTCTTCCCCATCTTCCCCATCTTCCCTACAACCCTAAACAAATTAATCCCTTGTTCTCATAGCTTGGGCTGCTAGATAGACTTTTGTCCATTCACCCATCACCTGATGGGGTTTGAGTTGCAATTTTTCGGCTATGGCTTCTGTAGAGTCACCAGCTTTTCGTAAATCTAATATTTGCCGTCCTGTGGGGGTTAAGTTTTCATAAAATTGCTGCCACTGGGTTGGTGTTAACCCCAAGTTATTTTCCTCCAAGGAAATTGATAGCCAATTGTCTACGAGTTCTGGTTTACCTTTGAGGGCAAACACACGCACAGCATGATAGCTAATTTTTTCTCGTAGTCGGTAAATTTCTTTGATGGGCTTATTTAATTTTTTGGCGATTTCGTCCTGTGTTTTGCCTTTGAGGTAGAGTCTGAGCCATTCTACTGCTTCAGTGCCTAGATTCTCCTGTAAATAATCGGCAAATTCTTGTTGTACTGTTTGCCGCAGTAGTTGTTGTTCTTCTAATTGCTGTGCTTCTTGATATTCTGCGATCGCTTGGTTATCTACCAAGTTAACGCGATTATCGCTGTCATCGGATAGCACTTCTTCGGAAACTAACCGTACTAAGTCGTTGGTAGGTACTTGAGTTAAACCGCCCCGTTGAGAGCGCCGCAGATAGTTAACGAAACGATACACTATTAATGGTTGATTACGTACTGGTCGTAAAGCATACTCTTCTACTGTCGCCAAGAGTAAATTATCTTTCAGTCGTTTATCTAAGGTAGTTTCGGCGATGTAAGCCATTTGTTGCTGCATATAGTTATCGCTTTGCAGCATTTCTTGCAATACCTCTTGCAAGACATCCATTACACTGCGCTGGCGATCGCGACTCAGGGAAATCCAGGTTTGGATCTTATTGCGTAATGTGACTAAACTGCCTAACCGCGTGATGAGATTACGATAAGCACGTTCCCGTCCTATCCCTAAGTAGCGTTGAATTAAAATTTTCCAGCGATATTCCATCGCTTGTTTCACAATATCGAGTTCCTTGGGGTTGAGCAGATCAAACCGTTGTAAATCACGACCCAACAGCCAGAGAACAATACTTTCCCTAGCTGCCACATTTTGTTCTGGACATTCCGCAGCTAGCCGCTTATGCCAATATTGCGCTAGTTTTTCTGCTTCCGTTACCATAGCGAGATTGCGCTCCTCGAAACCCTGTTTTAAAGTTTGCATCACAACCCCCTTTCGTCGCCCTCAAATGATTAGCTAGCAGTTGCCCGTAAGTCCATCATCTTCAATGAAGACTTCTCAGCGATTACATTGTTATTACGTCTCTATTGACGAACTTTATGCAGGAATTTACTCAGAAATATAATAATTTCTCTTGTCTAACTACCGGAAAACACGGTATATCAGGAATTTACCTCTCTTGCAGTCAAGTTAAAGTTTTGTATACTTTCTTGTGGGCAGCCAACAAAAGTAGAGGACGATTCGGAAAAGGATTGAGAAAAAACGACATTTTGCACTGATATGAACCTATATGGAGGAGCTAGTTTGATTTACTCCATTAAGACGCTGTTGATATCCTGTAAGTTTCAGTTTATGGGGCTTTATGTTGTCAATGAGGGAATTTTGTAATTTTTATTGTTAGTACCCTATCAGGGTTATTCTACTGATGCAACATTTTGGCTTATAAATGCAATAAAATATCAGATTGACTTGAAAAATTAGCATAAAAACTTAAAAGTACCCTGATGGGTACTCAATTCAAAATTAAAGAATTCCTGGGGATTATTGACTGCTCATAACTCAGACGCGGCTCAA carries:
- a CDS encoding HetZ-related protein 2 is translated as MQTLKQGFEERNLAMVTEAEKLAQYWHKRLAAECPEQNVAARESIVLWLLGRDLQRFDLLNPKELDIVKQAMEYRWKILIQRYLGIGRERAYRNLITRLGSLVTLRNKIQTWISLSRDRQRSVMDVLQEVLQEMLQSDNYMQQQMAYIAETTLDKRLKDNLLLATVEEYALRPVRNQPLIVYRFVNYLRRSQRGGLTQVPTNDLVRLVSEEVLSDDSDNRVNLVDNQAIAEYQEAQQLEEQQLLRQTVQQEFADYLQENLGTEAVEWLRLYLKGKTQDEIAKKLNKPIKEIYRLREKISYHAVRVFALKGKPELVDNWLSISLEENNLGLTPTQWQQFYENLTPTGRQILDLRKAGDSTEAIAEKLQLKPHQVMGEWTKVYLAAQAMRTRD
- a CDS encoding pentapeptide repeat-containing protein; protein product: MSTPIVKKNHNQSSRVKNQVKASSRQLTTRRFAAWAAEITLVATSGLIPFGLGMYANSRSDINRVPLNPVLVVTERAIARPLALPANYGIRNVAWPTNFLWTLALLAPTALSWWQLYLLAKTGSTLPKRWFGVRVVNEEGTPPGLASVFVREGIGRLTVPMSIAYILWRYSFAFPNLGLFTSLAVLMILGEALALPSKRGRKALHDWLAGTYVIDAYRSAPSTDVAASGRVVPAVSHQNPAPEGNEELRTAAMAMAYNPQEAIATDNSNLMSLWRRMQQNPSLTLFGVALTSMTAVLATLIGTQVYIQSQQSHRESQKINSQQFLALVKQLSPNSGASVEERQSLILALGSLNDSQAIQFLADLMVNETNPMLLNTIQQALTSVGTPAIPELKNKNQFLAGELASVNSNSPEWAIRQQRLQINQQTINKILSVYSGQTQGLDLSRTQLGQSGTPGGFYFNLVLDNVDLSGIRFKAANLNQASFKGSRFRSVGEDGRWDTYDDVIADFTQAEMKQANFTDANLSRVLMVRSDLSRATLNRANLANARLVGANLSSAQLVGADLRGAVLENASLTGADLGDAKFKDANLYGARLSRVIAIGTQLSFANLTKTDWQASDLSGADLERANLTNANLSATRLTGAILRSAQLENANLKNADLSLVDLRGANVVGADFQGAILTPSRQDPADQFVQTPDLGSVSAVIKGVDFSQAKNLDARQLAYICTQGGIHPRCP